From one Gemmobacter sp. genomic stretch:
- a CDS encoding DUF6950 family protein — protein MAEVMAGPFVWGTADCCTSACDVHLRLTGIDPMARYRGAYHGPRGALRLIRSQDGLPAMAAAMAATNDMRACGWHPGALGLAEVGRQHALVIGLDQPGWWAGKIDGGYAPVRGVVAAWRWNG, from the coding sequence GTGGCCGAGGTCATGGCCGGCCCCTTTGTCTGGGGCACGGCCGATTGCTGCACATCGGCCTGTGACGTGCATCTGCGGCTGACCGGCATTGACCCGATGGCGCGGTATCGCGGGGCCTATCACGGGCCGCGCGGCGCGCTGCGGCTGATCCGGTCGCAGGATGGTCTGCCCGCGATGGCGGCGGCCATGGCGGCAACGAATGACATGCGCGCCTGTGGCTGGCACCCGGGCGCGCTGGGGCTGGCAGAGGTGGGTCGGCAGCATGCGCTGGTGATCGGGCTGGACCAGCCCGGCTGGTGGGCCGGCAAAATCGACGGGGGCTATGCCCCGGTGCGGGGGGTGGTGGCAGCATGGCGATGGAACGGGTGA